CGGGTCAGTGCCCGGAGCAGCCGTACCGCGTCGTCGTCCGGTTCGGCCACCGGGCGGAGCACCCGCTCGAACGCCCCCTGCAGCACCTCGACCGCGACCGCCGCCTCGCCCGCCCTGACCCGCGCGATCGCCCGCTCGACGACCTCGATCCGCTCGTCGCTGCGTACGTAGCCCGCCGCCCCGGCCGCGAACGCCGCCGCCACCCGGCCCGGCTCGCCGACCGGGCCGAGCACCACCACGGCGATCTCCGGCCGCTCCCGGCGCAGCCGTCTCAGCGGTTCGAAGGCGTCCGGTGCCCCCGGTCCGGCCACTCCCAGCAGGCAGACCTCGGGCCGTCGGCCGGCCACCGACTCGGCCACCGCCCGGGCCGGGGAGCCGATCGCGAGCACCCGGTGCCCACGCAGGGTCAGCGCGGCGGCCAGCGCCTCCGCGAGCAGTCTGTGGTCGTCGACCACCACGAGCCGAACGCCCATGGCGCCCTCCACTCCCCGTCCGGCCGCCCCCCGCACCCCGTCCGTACCCGGCGGGCCGCCGTGACGCACCATCAGAGCGCATTCGGCCCCGGCCCGCCAGAGCGCGCGTGGGCCGGGCCGTGCCCTCGGGAAACACCGAAGGCCCCCGCCGAAGTGGCGGGAGCCTTCTGTGACTGGAGCCCCCATGCGGAATCGAACCGCAGACCTTCTCCTTACCATGGAGACGCTCTACCGACTGAGCTATAGGGGCGAACCGGTCGAACGAGGAAGACATTACACGGTGATCGGCCGGTACGTGAAATCCGCCCCCGGCCGGGCTCCGCTCCCCGTCCGACGACCCGTCAGCCGGGCTCGGGCGCCAGCGCCGCCCGGCGCACGGCGGTCAGGTCGCGCCCCCTGGTCTCGGGCAGCGCCAGCAGGCTGAGCAGCGAGACCAGGCCCACCCCGGCCGTGTACCAGCCGATCGGGACGGGGG
This genomic interval from Kitasatospora gansuensis contains the following:
- a CDS encoding response regulator transcription factor codes for the protein MGVRLVVVDDHRLLAEALAAALTLRGHRVLAIGSPARAVAESVAGRRPEVCLLGVAGPGAPDAFEPLRRLRRERPEIAVVVLGPVGEPGRVAAAFAAGAAGYVRSDERIEVVERAIARVRAGEAAVAVEVLQGAFERVLRPVAEPDDDAVRLLRALTRREVQVLIRITEGQDTTAIAAGMGIAPSTARTHVQRVLMKLNARTRLEATALAVRTGLLERITRP